The sequence CGTCGCCGATAACCGGCGTCTTTTCGTGCTGCCGGCGATTATTAGTGCTTTTCGGGAAATTCTTAAAGTGCATCGGGGCGAGGCGACTGCTGAAGTCGTCTCAGCATCCGAACTTTCAGACAAACAGGTTAAAGCCCTTGGTGATCAGCTTAAAAAAGCTATCGGCACCAAGGTTACCATAGACACTTCTGTCGATCCCGAACTGCTTGGCGGCCTCGTCGTCAAGGTTGGTTCGCGTATGATTGACAGTTCTCTTCGCACCAAGCTGCAACAGTTGCGGTTAGCCATGATAGGGGTTGGATAATGGACATCCGGGCGGCGGAAATTTCCGCTATTCTCAAGGATCAGATCAGCAATTTCGGGACCGAGGCGGAAGTCGCCGAAGTCGGACAGGTTCTTTCAGTCGGTGACGGTATCGCCCGCGCCTACGGACTGGACAATGTTCAGGCCGGTGAAATGGTTGAATTTCCGGGCGGCATCAAAGGCATGGCCTTGAACCTGGAATCAGATAACGTCGGTATCGTTATTTTCGGCGATGACCGTTCGATCAAGGAAGGCGACACGGTTAAAAGAACCGGCGCTATCGTTGATACGCCTGTCGGCAA comes from Rhodospirillaceae bacterium and encodes:
- a CDS encoding F0F1 ATP synthase subunit delta; this translates as MSSDKSGTSGLAGRYASALFDLAVADKQLDAVTGNLEQLSAMIEESDDLRVLLGSPVISRDDQTKAMAALAEKAGFDALTRNFISVVADNRRLFVLPAIISAFREILKVHRGEATAEVVSASELSDKQVKALGDQLKKAIGTKVTIDTSVDPELLGGLVVKVGSRMIDSSLRTKLQQLRLAMIGVG